A region of the Dehalococcoidia bacterium genome:
CAGGCAGTTCTCCTCCAGATGCTTGGGCTGCACCTCCCTCAGCGAATGAAAATTAAAGCAATGTAGTACCAACTTTACGTTCGGGAGAAGCACCTGTCAGCTTCGAAACTGCGGAAGTTGGGCTAATCTGAAAAACGGTCAGCGCATTCTCGTAAAAGGTGGCCCCGAGGGTATTAACTTGCTCAAACAGGGAGATGACTTGCTCATAAATGTTGGAGGAAAGAAGCAAGTTATACGTAGAGTTCTTGGGCATACACATGTCAAAGTCACAGGACCATCTGACTTTGACATTCAAGTACTGAATGAATTGAATCAAACCAAATCCTATCTTTTTGAAATTGGATATACATATCCAACGCTGATAAGGGTGAGGTGATGCTATGACATATCCGATAGTAGACAGAATCGAAATCAAACCTGAATACAAAACAGATCATAGGCCAGGTATAGTGCTAGTCATCAATGATCCTGGGGATGTGTCCCAACATTGTATCGCTGGGCAAAGGGTTAATGTGATATTGCCCAATGGTAATGTTTTACCTCTTGTGATCGACGAAGTAAAGTTTCTGGGTTCCAAGGTCTCCATGTTCTTTGAAGGGTTGACGCTAGACACAATTCCGAAGAATTCAACTTTGGAGTTTGTCTAGGTATTCGCTGTTGATCCTCATGGCTTGATACCCATGAGAGTGGGCCAAGTCCGTTAACGTTCTGGCGAAGAGGCCGGAGCAATCCGGCCTCTTATTTTATCCCCCTGCCGTCCTTCCGTCCACCTTGAATCCTCATGACCCCACTTACCATAACTTGTTATGGTAAGGCTGCTGTGGCCCGAGGAGGGGAATATCACCGCAGAGGACGCAGAGGACGCGGAGTGGAAAATAATCTACATCTCTGGGTGCTCCGTGATCTCTGCGGTTTTCCTTTCATCCCCGCCGAACCTATGGTGGAGCGGCACTATGCGGATAGTGCGCTGCCAGGACACAGCGCCGTAGTGGGGACATAGAGAGAACTGAAGGACGGCAGCACCAAGCAATTGCCCGGATTTAGCCGATTTCGGGAACGGAGAGGCCCTTGCAAATCTTCCGGGCCAGCTTGTTGGGAATCTCGGAGTGACGAGGAACGGCTTCCACCTCGCCGGTATTGGGGTTGGACCACAGGGAATGGCTGCCGCCCTCCCGCTTGAGGTAGCAGCCGTGCTTGCGCAGGTGCTTCAAGAGGGTGTTGCGTTTCACTTCAGGACAACCGTCTCGCGGATGGCCTCTTCCGGCACTCCGCGCAGGGCATCATCCCGCCGGTCTTGCAGAATCAGGTTGATTGCTTCTGCCAGGCTCCGGCGGCATTCCTCGATGGTTCTGCCTAGGCCGTTGGCGCCGGGTATCTCCGGACAATAGGCGATGAACCATCCGTCGTCCTCTTCAATGATCGCGGTAAACTCATTATGCATGGAAACCTCCCTTGTCCCGTGATCTCTGGGGATTAGTGGATGGCAATGTATTCAGCGGAGGACTCTGCCTTGGGAATGGGCAAACCGTCTTCGATAAGACCTTGCACATGCAATTTAATGGCCTCATGCATGTTCTGTTCTGCCTCCTCCTGAGTGTTGCCGGTGGCGATGCAGCCGGGAAGGTCCGGCGAGTATGCCGAATAGTTGCCCTCGGCTCTCTCGACTACCACTAGAAAGCGATGCATATTATAGTTCTTCTCCTTCAGTTGTGCTTGCTTCACGATGCTGTTTAAGGTTCCGGGGGCCAGATCATGCTTTGGAGCCCCGGCGATCGTCACTCGCCTCGGTTTGGTGGGATGTTTGTACTGTCGGTGATCCCCTTTGGTAGTCACCAGATACCAGCCATCGATCTCCACCAGTTTGATTATATCACGCACTTTCATTTATGGTCTGCTTGTGGCGATTTATTGAAGCCGATTTATGCAGGCTTTATCTTTAACACCTTGGCTAACTTACGAATGGTTTTGAAGGTCGGCCTTTGCAATCGATTCTCGATGTGCTTGATTGTTGCCGCACTGATTCAGGACTCCTTCGGTATGCCATTGCTTGAGTCTTGCCATTATGAAGGCATTATACCATCCGACACACCAATGAGTACAACATAGTAACTGTAGGCTATCAGCTCAATGAGACGGCGGAAAAGGGGCAGGGAAACCGAATACGATGAGAGGATAGATACCATCGGTAGATAGGATGAAGTCCTAGCAACCGGCATTTAAGATGGGATTGAGGCTTAGACCAAAATGGACTGGGATAATTGGTCTTGATATGTCCGTCCAGAGGACGAGACGGATGAGGGCCTTGCGTTTCAGGGGGAGTTCGACCCTGCTCCATCCCTCGATACCCAAGAATTCCTCTTAGCCTCAGTTATAGCGGTCACAGGCATAAAGTCATGGGTTGAGCGATGCGCGAAAACCTTCCAAAATGCCGCGTTGGACTGAGAAGACTGCTCTTTGGAACCGGACCAAGTGTTTGGTTTCTCTAGCCCTTTTCGTGTACCATTTTAGCTGACGGTCTACAGAGAACAGTCATCCCGGGCTTTACCAATTCTCTACCCATTGTTGACCCGAGCCCAAGGGTTGAGGCTTGACAACAAAATTTTTGATGAGCCATAATGGTTTACCCTATTCATAAATCACTTGTCGGGGCAAACCGGTCCGAATGTGCCCCAAGGCGCATCAAGCTGACCATCTGATTGGTTCATTACTCCCGGGCCAAGGTGTCAAACCTTGAGTGAACGCTGACCGTTCTGTGTGGGTAAGCGCCCTTGCTCTGAGAGAACATGTTACGGGTTAGCGTCGATATCCGAAAAACGAAAATAATGCGAGAAAGAGGCCAAAAATGTGGGGAGGGATTTGTCGAGGGACTCGATACGGCGGCATTTCAATGGAACTGCTGGCTTTTCTCATATCGTCTTTTCTGCTCATCCTTGTCTTAGTGATCGTATCCACGTCTGTGGTTCTGGCCGCTCACCAGGCGAGTGATCGCCCTATGGGCATGACGTCGGAACTAGGCGCATTCTCAGGAAGCGTCACTCTCCGCAGCGGAGATGCCCGTTCCTTCGCCAACCCCCCTGACGTGATTGCTTATGCCAACACCGACTATGTGACAGAGCTTGATGAGTTTTTTATCACCAGCGGCGGAACGATCTGGCGATACTATCAGTGGATATCGCTGATGGGTACGGGCTCCTGGGTTGAGGCGGATACGACGATTTCCACAGCAACGGTCGGCATCCAGTTCTGGGGGGACAGCAATGATGGTTGGGCCACGGTCTATATTGACGGCTCAGAGGCATGGAAGGGAAACACACATGGGACAGACGGGTATTGGCCCGGGGGTGCCTTTGTCAATTACCTTGAGATATCCGGGATTCCCTCGACCTCCCATACTATTCGGGTCGAGAGCACACACGGAGAGGACGTGACCATCTATTTCTTCGGGCTGGAGAAATCCGGATCATCGACGCCATCGCCCACGTCAACTCCTTCTACAGGGCTCATTGGCTACTATCCTCTCGATGGAAACGCCAACGACTACTCGGGGAATGGAAATCACGCTACCCTGCATGGGGGAACCTTTATTGCCGGAGCAAAAGGCCAGGCGGTGAGCCTCGATGGCAAGGATAACTATGTATCCGTTCCTATCAACATCAATCCGAGCGCGATGCCTCAACTCACTATCACCGCATGGGCTCAGACAACCCAGGCCTATGGAACATTGATCTCCCATGATAATGGCGGTTTCGATCGCACCATCGATATCGACAACCGCGGCGGCGGACTTGGCTGGTCGGCATTTTCAGGATCGGGAGCAGTCCTGGGGTATTATCCCGTCACCGTCAATGAGTGGGTGTTTATGGCAGCAATTTGGGATCAGAATGGCCAAACGGTCAAGTTCTATGTTAATGACGAGCTCTACCAGGAGGCGGGAAGCCTGGGATCAGGCTGGGATTATTTCAACA
Encoded here:
- a CDS encoding type II toxin-antitoxin system HicB family antitoxin, which translates into the protein MHRFLVVVERAEGNYSAYSPDLPGCIATGNTQEEAEQNMHEAIKLHVQGLIEDGLPIPKAESSAEYIAIH
- a CDS encoding type II toxin-antitoxin system HicB family antitoxin produces the protein MHNEFTAIIEEDDGWFIAYCPEIPGANGLGRTIEECRRSLAEAINLILQDRRDDALRGVPEEAIRETVVLK
- a CDS encoding type II toxin-antitoxin system HicA family toxin; amino-acid sequence: MKRNTLLKHLRKHGCYLKREGGSHSLWSNPNTGEVEAVPRHSEIPNKLARKICKGLSVPEIG